The proteins below are encoded in one region of Clostridium estertheticum:
- a CDS encoding glycosyltransferase encodes MIESRKTSIIILTYNNLIYNHICIDSIRKYTKENTYEIIVVDNNSSDGTREWLKEQKDIKVILNDENVGFPKGCNIGIAASDKENDILFLNNDTVVTPRWLDNLKIALYSDDKLGAAASITNNCSNYQSVSVPYIDVKDMIPFADDNNISDPNKWEEKTRLVAFCMIVKRDVLNTIGYMDERFTPGNFEDDDLCMRIIEAGYRMVLCNDSFIHHFGSSSFNKDSTKFNNLLKANRKKIEDKWGFNPNVASTLKFDIIGRINEPKEKGLNILEFDCGLGATLLKLKYMYPNSKIYGIETNESLAKLGGKVLELMESDFEVDYCMRFKEDKISFFDYIILGNRLQLSKDPWRLLNEIKRFLKPGGYVIATIPNLMHHSVIKELLKGSFMYNETSIINRSNNKFFTLPDICKIFHECGYINQFIFHYSSELTQEDNKLLNSICSIVGEDLRAYFLSYEYVAKYQKSV; translated from the coding sequence ATGATTGAAAGCAGAAAGACTTCAATAATAATTTTAACTTACAACAATCTTATTTATAACCACATATGTATTGATAGCATAAGGAAATATACTAAAGAAAACACTTATGAGATAATTGTAGTTGATAATAATTCTAGTGATGGAACGAGGGAATGGCTTAAAGAGCAAAAGGATATAAAAGTTATTTTAAATGATGAAAATGTAGGCTTCCCAAAGGGATGCAATATTGGAATAGCTGCATCGGACAAAGAAAATGATATTTTATTTTTAAATAATGATACGGTAGTTACTCCACGGTGGCTTGACAATCTTAAAATAGCTCTTTACAGTGATGATAAATTGGGAGCAGCCGCATCTATAACTAATAATTGTTCTAATTATCAGTCTGTAAGTGTGCCTTATATTGATGTTAAGGATATGATTCCATTTGCTGATGACAATAACATTTCAGACCCAAATAAATGGGAAGAGAAAACGAGACTTGTGGCATTTTGTATGATTGTAAAGAGAGATGTTCTCAATACAATTGGCTATATGGATGAGAGATTTACACCAGGAAATTTCGAAGATGATGATCTATGCATGAGAATTATAGAAGCCGGATATAGGATGGTACTTTGTAATGACAGCTTTATACATCATTTTGGTAGTTCATCGTTTAATAAAGATTCTACTAAATTTAACAATCTCCTAAAGGCAAATCGTAAAAAAATTGAAGATAAGTGGGGATTTAATCCTAATGTAGCCAGCACATTAAAATTTGATATAATAGGACGTATAAATGAGCCGAAAGAAAAAGGGCTAAATATTCTTGAGTTTGATTGTGGACTCGGGGCTACATTACTTAAGCTTAAATATATGTATCCTAATTCTAAAATATATGGTATTGAAACAAATGAGAGTCTAGCAAAATTAGGTGGGAAGGTTCTAGAGTTAATGGAGTCTGATTTTGAAGTAGATTATTGTATGAGGTTTAAAGAAGATAAGATAAGTTTTTTTGATTATATTATACTTGGGAATAGACTTCAGTTAAGTAAAGATCCATGGAGACTATTGAATGAGATAAAAAGATTTTTAAAACCGGGTGGATATGTAATTGCGACTATTCCTAACCTAATGCATCACTCAGTTATAAAAGAGTTATTAAAGGGAAGTTTTATGTACAATGAAACTTCTATTATAAATAGAAGTAATAATAAATTTTTTACATTACCAGACATATGCAAAATTTTCCATGAGTGCGGATATATTAATCAATTTATATTTCATTATAGTAGTGAATTAACACAAGAAGATAATAAGTTATTAAATAGTATTTGTAGCATTGTTGGGGAAGATTTGAGAGCATATTTCTTATCTTATGAGTACGTAGCTAAGTATCAGAAAAGTGTTTAG
- a CDS encoding Gfo/Idh/MocA family protein, whose translation MKTIRWGIIGCGDVTEVKSGPGFQLAKNSQLVAVMRRNGELAKDYATRHNVPKWYDNAEELINDPDVDVVYIATPPAYHKEYTLQCAEAGKPVYVEKPMARNFEECTDMIQACENAGVSLFVAYYRRALDRFNKVKELIDSGKIGEIRFVTVVLYKKIVQKDLKSGEFPWRVIPKISGGGEFMDLASHTLDVLDYILGPIEEACGYADNQAKLYEAEDVVTASLAFESGVKGTGTWCFSSFSNYDMNEIVGSLGKISFSTFGAEPVLLTTINGITPFNIVKPIHIQMQLIQSIVNELNGLEVCKSTGISGARTNKIMDQILRNYRLNKK comes from the coding sequence ATGAAGACAATACGTTGGGGAATCATTGGATGTGGAGATGTTACTGAGGTTAAAAGTGGTCCAGGATTTCAACTGGCAAAAAATTCACAATTAGTAGCTGTTATGAGACGTAATGGGGAACTTGCCAAAGATTATGCTACTCGTCATAATGTACCAAAGTGGTATGATAATGCAGAAGAATTAATAAATGATCCTGATGTTGATGTTGTTTATATAGCTACACCACCTGCATATCATAAAGAATACACATTACAATGTGCAGAGGCAGGAAAGCCAGTTTATGTTGAAAAACCTATGGCTCGTAATTTTGAAGAATGCACTGATATGATACAGGCGTGTGAGAATGCTGGAGTCTCATTATTTGTTGCATATTACAGGAGGGCTTTAGATCGTTTTAATAAGGTTAAAGAATTAATCGATTCAGGAAAAATTGGAGAAATACGTTTCGTTACAGTTGTATTATACAAAAAAATAGTACAAAAAGATCTAAAGTCTGGTGAATTTCCGTGGAGAGTCATACCAAAAATTTCAGGAGGAGGAGAATTTATGGACCTTGCTTCTCATACATTAGATGTTTTAGATTATATCTTGGGACCAATTGAGGAAGCCTGCGGTTATGCTGATAATCAAGCTAAATTATATGAGGCGGAAGATGTTGTGACAGCTTCACTAGCATTTGAGTCTGGTGTCAAGGGAACAGGGACTTGGTGTTTCTCAAGTTTTTCTAATTATGATATGAATGAGATTGTTGGAAGCCTCGGAAAAATATCATTTTCCACTTTTGGAGCAGAGCCAGTTTTATTGACAACAATTAATGGTATCACTCCATTTAACATAGTAAAGCCCATTCATATTCAGATGCAATTAATTCAAAGCATCGTAAACGAACTTAATGGTCTGGAAGTATGCAAAAGTACAGGAATTAGTGGAGCACGAACAAACAAAATTATGGATCAAATTTTAAGAAATTATAGATTAAATAAAAAGTAG
- a CDS encoding 1-propanol dehydrogenase PduQ, protein MKNFSFRTQVFFGEGSLKRLSQLNCHKAFIVTDPFMVKSGVINKITDEISKGNVEYIVFSDIVPDPSVEIVAKGIEVMMKFNPDVVIALGGGSAIDAAKAICDFNLKLKANMGSNMKSNKKIKLIAIPTTSGTGSEVTSISVITDKNKNIKYPLISEELQPDEAILVAELVCTVPDFITADTGMDVLTHDIEAFVSTRATDYTDALAEKSIKLVFQNLINAYKDGNNLEARTKMHNASCIAGIAFNNASLGLNHGMAHIIGAKFHVSHGRANAILLPYVIEFNADIKDFDSSKYTYAAKRYSEIAKILGLPSSNVSEGVKSLIIAINMILKELNIPTSLKETGIKEEDFKREVNEMASIAIEDRCTQTNPRVPRLEEIITLFNKVYNN, encoded by the coding sequence ATGAAAAATTTTAGCTTTAGAACACAAGTATTTTTTGGAGAAGGTTCATTAAAAAGATTAAGCCAACTTAATTGTCATAAGGCATTTATAGTAACTGACCCTTTTATGGTAAAGTCAGGTGTTATAAATAAAATTACTGATGAAATTTCAAAGGGCAATGTTGAGTATATTGTTTTTTCAGATATTGTACCAGACCCATCAGTTGAAATTGTGGCAAAAGGTATTGAAGTTATGATGAAATTTAATCCAGATGTAGTTATAGCTTTAGGGGGAGGGTCTGCAATAGATGCAGCAAAGGCGATATGTGATTTTAATTTAAAATTAAAAGCTAATATGGGTTCTAATATGAAAAGTAATAAAAAAATTAAGCTTATAGCTATACCTACAACCAGTGGTACCGGCTCTGAGGTTACAAGTATTTCTGTAATTACAGATAAAAATAAGAATATAAAGTATCCGTTAATATCAGAGGAGTTACAACCGGATGAGGCTATATTAGTCGCAGAACTTGTTTGTACAGTACCCGATTTTATAACAGCAGATACAGGAATGGATGTACTAACTCATGATATAGAAGCATTCGTGTCGACAAGGGCAACCGATTATACAGATGCCTTGGCTGAAAAATCTATAAAATTAGTTTTTCAGAACTTAATAAATGCATATAAGGATGGTAATAATTTAGAAGCAAGAACTAAAATGCACAATGCTTCTTGTATTGCCGGAATAGCATTTAACAATGCATCTTTAGGATTAAATCATGGAATGGCACATATCATTGGTGCAAAATTCCATGTGTCGCATGGAAGAGCTAATGCTATATTACTTCCATATGTAATAGAATTTAATGCAGATATAAAAGATTTTGATTCAAGTAAATATACATATGCTGCCAAAAGATATTCAGAAATAGCTAAAATATTAGGATTGCCATCATCAAATGTTTCCGAAGGAGTAAAAAGTTTAATAATAGCTATAAATATGATTTTAAAGGAATTAAATATTCCTACGTCATTAAAAGAAACAGGAATAAAGGAAGAAGATTTTAAAAGGGAAGTTAATGAAATGGCGAGTATTGCCATAGAGGATAGATGTACGCAAACTAATCCTAGGGTGCCAAGGCTTGAAGAAATAATAACTCTATTTAATAAAGTTTATAATAATTAA
- the eutS gene encoding ethanolamine utilization microcompartment protein EutS: MEDKQRVIQEYVPGKQVTLAHLIANPNKDLYKKLGLISENMGALGILTITPGEAAIIAADVATKAADVTIGFVDRFSGTVVIIGDVGSVESALTQVLKLLTSVLKFAECSITKS; the protein is encoded by the coding sequence ATGGAAGATAAGCAAAGGGTAATACAGGAATATGTACCGGGAAAGCAAGTTACATTAGCCCATTTAATTGCAAATCCAAACAAAGATTTATACAAAAAGCTAGGACTTATATCAGAGAATATGGGCGCCCTTGGGATACTTACAATAACACCTGGAGAGGCTGCTATTATAGCCGCAGATGTTGCGACAAAGGCAGCAGATGTAACTATTGGGTTTGTAGATAGGTTTAGTGGTACAGTGGTTATAATTGGGGATGTAGGTAGTGTAGAGTCAGCACTTACACAGGTTTTAAAACTTCTTACGAGTGTTCTTAAGTTTGCTGAGTGTAGCATAACTAAATCTTAG
- a CDS encoding EutP/PduV family microcompartment system protein encodes MKKLMLIGKTSCGKTTLTQALNKKNLFYKKTQTVEIIDSIIDTPGEYIESRFFYNALIITSVDSDVIGMVQDCTEENSVFPPSFASRFAKPVIGIITKIDLCYEENKIKIAEEFLLNAGVERIFKVSAFDRQGVEDLKEYLIKS; translated from the coding sequence ATGAAAAAGTTAATGTTAATTGGAAAAACAAGTTGTGGCAAGACTACACTTACTCAAGCATTAAATAAAAAAAATCTTTTTTATAAAAAGACCCAGACAGTTGAAATTATTGATAGCATTATAGATACTCCTGGTGAGTATATTGAAAGTAGATTTTTTTATAATGCACTTATAATTACATCTGTAGACAGCGATGTAATTGGTATGGTTCAGGATTGTACGGAGGAAAATAGTGTTTTTCCACCGAGTTTTGCTAGTAGATTTGCAAAACCTGTTATTGGAATTATTACTAAAATTGATTTGTGCTATGAAGAGAACAAGATAAAAATAGCAGAAGAATTTTTATTAAATGCAGGTGTAGAAAGAATTTTCAAGGTAAGTGCATTTGATAGACAGGGTGTAGAGGATTTAAAAGAGTACCTTATAAAATCATAA
- the leuA gene encoding 2-isopropylmalate synthase, with the protein MSYKKYKPYGGINIKDRQWPNNLIEKAPIWCSVDLRDGNQSLPVPMNVDEKVKLFKLLVDIGFKEIEVGFPSASNTEYQFLRTLIEDDLIPEDVTIQVLTQSREHLIKKTFEALKGAKKAIVHLYNSTSVLQRRVVFHKSKQEIIDIGVTGAKLLMKYKDKYPETDFYFEYSPESFTGTELEYSLQICEAILDVLQPTPSKKVILNLPSTVEMATPNIYADQIEWFCRNVKRRENIIISLHTHNDRGTCTAASELGILAGADRIEGTLFGNGERTGNLDLMTMALNMHVQGIDSKLDFSNLYEIVDIYELCTRMKVHERHPYAGKLVYTAFSGSHQDAIKKGLKALKDENNNYWDVPYLPIDPHDVGRDYEEVIRINSQSGKGGAAFIMENEFGFILPKAMQADFGNIVKNKTDLLGTELLGNQIYDLFEKEYLNLKSPNLLKNYTIQSVQNVETDENIVNINALISVNGKEMNISGVGNGPVDAFFNALHKSNINGYNFISYDEHALGSGSNSKAATYIQIEYNDKRYFGVGVSANIDTASLNALFSAINRKS; encoded by the coding sequence TTGTCATATAAAAAATATAAACCTTATGGTGGTATAAATATTAAGGATCGTCAGTGGCCTAATAATTTAATTGAAAAGGCTCCCATTTGGTGTAGCGTTGATTTAAGAGATGGCAATCAATCTCTTCCTGTTCCAATGAACGTTGATGAGAAAGTTAAATTATTTAAACTTCTTGTGGATATTGGTTTTAAAGAAATAGAAGTAGGTTTCCCTTCCGCCTCAAATACTGAATATCAATTTTTAAGAACACTTATAGAAGATGATCTTATTCCGGAAGATGTAACTATTCAAGTTTTAACACAATCAAGAGAACATTTAATCAAGAAAACCTTTGAAGCCCTCAAAGGAGCAAAAAAAGCAATTGTCCACCTTTATAATTCAACTTCAGTTTTACAACGAAGAGTTGTTTTTCATAAAAGTAAACAAGAAATTATTGATATTGGAGTAACTGGTGCAAAACTTCTAATGAAATACAAAGATAAATACCCAGAAACAGATTTTTATTTTGAATATTCTCCTGAAAGTTTTACTGGAACAGAACTTGAATACTCTCTTCAAATTTGTGAAGCTATATTAGACGTCTTACAACCAACGCCATCAAAAAAGGTTATTTTGAACCTACCATCAACAGTCGAAATGGCCACTCCTAATATTTATGCAGATCAAATTGAATGGTTCTGCAGGAATGTTAAAAGGAGAGAAAACATTATTATAAGTCTTCATACTCATAATGATAGGGGTACTTGTACTGCGGCTTCCGAGCTTGGAATTCTTGCAGGGGCTGACAGGATTGAGGGTACACTATTTGGAAATGGTGAACGAACTGGAAATCTTGATCTTATGACTATGGCTTTAAATATGCATGTTCAAGGAATAGATTCTAAATTAGATTTTTCAAATCTTTATGAGATTGTAGACATATATGAATTATGCACAAGGATGAAGGTACATGAGCGTCATCCATATGCTGGTAAACTTGTATACACAGCATTTTCTGGATCGCACCAAGACGCAATCAAAAAAGGACTTAAAGCCCTTAAAGATGAGAATAATAATTATTGGGATGTTCCATATCTTCCAATTGACCCACATGATGTCGGACGAGATTACGAGGAAGTTATTCGTATTAACAGCCAATCCGGTAAAGGTGGTGCTGCATTTATAATGGAAAATGAATTTGGTTTTATATTACCTAAGGCTATGCAGGCTGACTTTGGCAATATAGTAAAAAATAAAACTGACCTACTTGGCACAGAATTATTGGGAAATCAAATTTATGATTTATTTGAAAAAGAATACTTAAATTTAAAAAGTCCAAATCTATTGAAGAACTATACCATTCAATCAGTACAAAATGTTGAAACAGATGAAAATATAGTAAATATCAATGCTCTAATTTCAGTAAACGGGAAAGAAATGAATATTTCCGGTGTAGGTAATGGTCCAGTAGATGCATTCTTCAATGCACTACATAAATCAAATATTAATGGCTATAACTTTATATCTTATGATGAACATGCTCTAGGTAGTGGCTCAAACTCAAAAGCTGCTACTTATATACAAATAGAATACAATGACAAAAGGTATTTTGGAGTTGGTGTTTCTGCAAATATTGATACGGCTTCACTAAATGCTTTATTTAGTGCTATTAATAGAAAAAGCTAA
- the leuB gene encoding 3-isopropylmalate dehydrogenase gives MKEIAVIRGDGIGPEIVDGAIKVLDVISQKYNIPFVYTNLLMGGVAIDETGVPLPKETIDICKRSDAVLLGSVGGPKWDKLPGDQRPEAGLLGIRKALEVFANLRPAILFPQLKEASALKPEVLKGNIDIMVIRELTGGIYFGEKSRIDLPSGGQKAWDTMAYSTYEIERIARVGFETARKRTKKLTLVDKANVLETSRLWREIVLKMSADYPDVTLEVQLVDSCAMQLIKNPGQFDTILTENMFGDILSDEASMLTGSLGMLPSASLGNGTLGIYEPIHGSAPDIAGKDIANPIATIMSAAMMLRYSFNMESAAKDIEDAVSNVLDNKYRTIDIMEPNMKCVGTIEMSELIANEIK, from the coding sequence GATTGTTGATGGTGCAATTAAGGTATTAGATGTAATATCTCAAAAATATAATATCCCATTTGTTTATACAAATCTTTTAATGGGTGGGGTAGCTATAGATGAAACTGGAGTACCTCTTCCAAAAGAAACAATAGACATTTGTAAACGGAGTGATGCGGTTTTACTTGGTTCTGTCGGTGGTCCTAAGTGGGATAAACTTCCTGGTGATCAAAGACCAGAAGCTGGACTGCTTGGAATTAGAAAAGCCCTTGAGGTTTTTGCAAACCTAAGACCTGCTATTCTTTTTCCACAATTAAAGGAAGCTTCAGCTCTTAAGCCAGAAGTTCTTAAAGGTAATATTGATATTATGGTTATACGTGAATTAACAGGTGGTATATATTTTGGTGAAAAATCTAGAATAGACCTACCCTCAGGTGGCCAAAAAGCATGGGATACAATGGCTTACTCAACTTATGAAATAGAAAGAATAGCCCGTGTTGGTTTTGAAACTGCAAGAAAAAGGACTAAAAAGCTTACATTAGTTGATAAAGCAAATGTGCTTGAGACCTCAAGACTGTGGAGAGAAATTGTTCTAAAAATGTCTGCTGATTACCCAGATGTAACTCTTGAAGTACAATTAGTTGATAGTTGTGCAATGCAACTTATAAAAAATCCAGGACAATTTGATACTATTCTAACTGAAAACATGTTCGGTGATATCCTAAGTGATGAGGCTTCAATGCTTACTGGATCGCTTGGAATGTTACCTTCTGCAAGTTTAGGTAATGGCACTCTTGGTATATATGAACCAATACATGGCTCAGCACCAGATATTGCAGGTAAAGATATCGCTAATCCAATTGCAACTATAATGAGTGCTGCAATGATGCTTAGATATAGTTTTAATATGGAAAGTGCTGCAAAAGATATTGAAGATGCGGTATCTAATGTTTTAGATAATAAATATAGAACCATTGACATTATGGAGCCTAATATGAAATGTGTTGGAACTATTGAAATGTCAGAACTTATTGCAAATGAAATAAAATAG